The genomic segment TTCCCCGCTCTCCCTAGGGACACCCGCTGCCGGGCGCCGGGGTGGGATGGGGCACAGGGGAACATGCTGCCTCTCGGCTCTAACCTCGGACCGGAGAACAGGACAACAGCCACACATCAGGGACACCTGGGGCAGGGttgaggcaggaggaggccccGGCTCTGCGGGGCGAGGGGGGCAGCATCAGTGGGGTCCCCGCTGCAGGCGGCACCGCTCGGCTGcccccctcccttcccatcCCGCGGGTGGGGAGCGGGGCTGCTGCCGCCTCACATCATGGAGCACTTCTCAGCCGACTGCTTCAGGTCCTCGAGCGTGGCCGAGGCTTTGTCCTTCAGGGAGTCGAGGTCCAGGTTCTGGATGTTGCTGAGCTGGCCGATAACCGagttcttctcttcctcctcctcgtTGTCCTGCTCGATCATCTTGGCCAGCTCCTTGGGCAGCTCCACGTCACCTCCCACCAGCTGGATCTGGTTGTCGTCCGTTTCGttctgcagtgggcaggggGAAGGTCAGGGGGTGGCACAGGGGGGCTCTGCCGGCGCTGAGGGCACGTGAAGGGCTCACAGTGCTCCAGAGCGTGGGCTTTGAGCTGTCTCCCTGCACTAAGGTCCATGAGGGACGGTCCCTGGGGGGTGCCAGCCACGCTCGTGCTGTGGGTGGGATGCTGACCCCAAGGGGATGTGGGTGAGCAGAGCCTGGGCGCACAGCAAGGGACCCCAGGGAGCCAGCATTGGTGTAAACTGGCGCTGGGGAGGTTCAGCACCCGCTTAAGCTCCACGTACACTCAACTGCTGTGCCCACGGAGAGCAGGGCTGCGGAGCCACAGGGAGACAATGGCAAGAGGCGGCCGGGCTGCCAAGCGGCATCAGTGATGAGCAGAAGAAAGTTGTCAGAAGATGAGAAGGGACATCTCCAGCATGGAAAGAATAAGGATTGGGGGCCGGAGCTGAGCTAATCCCGCTTTCCCCCGGAGATCAAAGGGAATCTCGGTCTCGTTCTGCCTTTTCTCGCTTTTGGCAGGggaaagatttcttttccagctgtttaTTCCCTGGCAATACAAGGGGTGTTTGGAGCAGGGGGTGCGGAGCACTAACAAACAATCTGAACAATGCCGCTTGGCTGGGCGGACCTTTCCCGACTAATATTAGCCCGGCTCCAATTTAGAGTATTCACCACTGAGGCTCCTGCTGAATGAATGGGGGGTTCGGGGGGAGAAGAGCTTGTAGCAGGTCCAAGAATGGCTGAATTCTGCCTTGATTGGATTGTTCCTGGTGAATCATTCATCACCAGAATGGAAACTCCAAAACAGGGCTTTAGGTAGGAAGTGCTTCCCAAATAATCCGGGCAGAGGAGAGGGCTAATCCGGCCGGGAAGGTGTAATTCCAGCTCCGACCCCAGCTACAGGGCTGAGAGCCCGGGGTGGCGGCTGCTTCCCCTCATCCAGCTGGGTTTAGGGAGcaaaagagaggaagaggggGATGAAGCACGGCtgagggggtgctgggggtcccGCTGTGGGGGTTGTGGTGCCCAGGGGTGACTGGAAGGGGCCAGGATTCACATGGGAGGGTGCTTCTGAGGGGAACTGGTTTGCATTTGGGCTTTGTAGCTCGGAGCCCATCCGGCCAAGGGCTGTGGTGCCTCTTCCCCATGCACAGAGCCCCCCGAAGGCTGCTctggggtgcccccccccccaggccgtACCTTGGGGAGCCTGTACTTGTCTCGGAAGTGGGACCTGACCGTGGCTCTCTCCGCCTTGCGCTGGGCAAACTGGGCATCTCTCTCCATCCTGTGAACCACACGGGGCAGTTACTGGGGTCTGAacatcccccccaccccagcccgggtaccccccatcccctcctcaaAGCCCCATTTCCCCACCACTTCCTCCCCTCCCAGTGCATCCCGAAAGGAGGAAACAATCCCATCTCCCGGGCGAGGAAGCGGATTAAGGGATTAGGGCGTTCATTAGAGTCCCTCATAGCCCTGCTGTCCCCAGCGCTGTCCCCCCCCGGCTCCAATGCGTGGGGCTGCAGAGGGGGCACCCCACACCCCGGTACCGCCGCAGGGCTCACTTACTTCTCCTCCACCAGCTGCCGCTGATATTCCTCATACTCCTCCCGGGTCATTCCCTGCGCCTCGGCCGGGGACTTCTCGCCCTCGCTCTTCTCCTCGCCGCCCAGGCCGCCCGTCAGGTTCTTCAGCTGCCCCCCCACCATGCTCTTCACCATGAACGCCATGGTCGCTGTGCCGGGGGGAGCAGGGGTGCCGGGGAGATGGGGTGCAGGGGTCAGGGTGGGGATGCGGAGTTAGGAGGAGCCGGGGATCCGAGGTGTCCTCGGTGCTGGGGTACCGGGAGTTACCGGAAAGCCGGGGAGATGCGGTGCGAATTCCCGGGGATCAGGAGCACGGGGTTATGGAGGAGCCAGGCTCAGCGGAGCCGAGTCCCGTAGCGCCGGCGCAGGGGGGGTTACCCGGGAGCCGGGATGCTGTGGAAGTGAGCTCCCGGAGCACCGGATTACCGGGGAGCCGGGGTGCAGCGGCGCTGAGCTCCTGGGATGCCGGAGTACGGAGTGATTGAGGAGCCGGGGTGCAGCGGCGCTGAGTTCGAGGGCTGCCGGAGCACGGGGTCACCCGGGAGCCGGGGTGCTGTGGGGGTGAGCCCCCGGAGCGCCGGCGGTGCTgcggagccgggatggagcagAGCCGAGCTCCGGGATGCGGAGCGCGGGGGGTCTGAGGAGCCGGGGTGCAGCGGCGCCGAGGTCCCCCGCTGCCGGGTCCCCGCTGCGGTGCTCAGCGTGTCCCCatggcggggccggggccgggccgggcgggagcTGCAGCACCGCGCCGCGGACAGCTCCGGTGTGTGCGGGCAGCaccgccccggccccggccccggccccggccccgccgccccccgccagGCAGaggcggagccgccgccgccgcccccccggccccagccccgGGGGATGCCGCGATCCCCGCCCGGCCCCCGGCCCCCGCGCCCGGTGTCCCCCTGCGCCCATGGCCGGCAGCGAGCGCAC from the Lathamus discolor isolate bLatDis1 chromosome 8, bLatDis1.hap1, whole genome shotgun sequence genome contains:
- the CPLX3 gene encoding complexin-3, translated to MAFMVKSMVGGQLKNLTGGLGGEEKSEGEKSPAEAQGMTREEYEEYQRQLVEEKMERDAQFAQRKAERATVRSHFRDKYRLPKNETDDNQIQLVGGDVELPKELAKMIEQDNEEEEEKNSVIGQLSNIQNLDLDSLKDKASATLEDLKQSAEKCSMM